One genomic window of Conger conger chromosome 9, fConCon1.1, whole genome shotgun sequence includes the following:
- the LOC133137929 gene encoding zinc-binding protein A33-like: MEATALIPEKELICCSVCFDIFKEPVLLKCSHSFCRVCLQQCWEEKSSRECPICRRKAPMDSPPINLALRSIVESYLKQKTDRETAHKSEARCSLHGEKLLLFCKHDKETLCIVCHTSKKHTNHPVCPVEEAVLDLKEELKSALNLIKEKRKIFTKNERECKKTAEHMRSQTQHTERQIKADFKRLHQFLREEEEARLAVLKEEREVKSRVMEKKLADITRRISTLTDKITAIEKAMDTEDASFLKSYKNINDRAQCTLQDPELLSGALIDVAKHLGNLTFRVWEKMLGMVQYTPVMLDPNTACADLSLSDDLTTVKRTGTAQDCPDNPERFNRCVNVLGSEGFTSGKHSWEVKVWSKTVWAIGVVKESIIRKGNISSKDKGFWVFYLRNGDQYKAGDTVLTLERKPQSIRVQLDYDRGEVSFFDSSDMAHIHTFKHMFTERLFPFFCPGWRDGGSNDAPLQICPAKVSVTVTSSQ; the protein is encoded by the exons ATGGAGGCTACAGCTTTGATTCCTGAAAAGGAGCTCATctgttgttctgtatgttttgatatttttaaagagcctgttcTGCTAAAATGTAGCCACAGtttctgtagagtgtgtctgcagcagtgctgggaagagaagagctctcgagagtgtcccatctgcaggagaaaggccCCTATGGATTCTCCTCCTATAAACCTGGCTTTAAGAAGCATTGTGGAATCCtacttaaagcagaagactgaCAGAGAAACTGCACACAAGAGTGAGGCTCGCTGTAGTCTTCATGGGGAGAAACTTCTATTATTCTGCAAACATGACAAAGAAACTCTCTGTATCGTCTGCCACacttcaaaaaaacacacaaaccacccagtctgtccagtggaagaggcTGTACTGGATCTTAAg GAGGAACTCAAGTCTGCACTTAATCTCATTAAAGAAAAACGGAAGATCTTTACTAAGAATGAACGAGAGTGTAAGAAAACCGCAGAACACATGAGG AGTCAAacgcagcacacagagaggcagataaagGCAGACTTTAAAAGGCTGCACCAGTTCCtacgagaggaagaggaggccagactaGCTGTACTGAAGGAGGAAAGGGAGGTGAAGAGTCGGGTCATGGAGAAGAAATTGGCAGACATCACAAGACGCATCTCCACccttacagacaaaatcacCGCTATAGAGAAGGCCATGGATACTGAAGATGCCTCCTTTTTAAAG agctacaagaaCATCAACGACAG agcccagtgcacactgcaggacccagagctgctctcaggggcactgatagatgtggccaaacacctgggcaacctgacgttcagagtctgggagaagatgctggggatggtgcagtaca ctcctgtgatgctggaccccaacactgcatgtgccgatctctctctctctgatgatctgACCACTGTGAAACGCACAGGTACAGCGCAGGACtgtcctgacaacccagagagGTTTAACcgctgtgtgaatgtgctgggatctgaggggtttacctcagggaagcacagctgggaggtgaaggTTTGGAGTAAAACTGTCTGGGCTATAGGAGTGGTGAAAGAGTCCATCATTAGGAAGGGAAATATAAGCAGCAAAGACAAAGGATTCTGGGTCTTTTATCTGAGGAATGGTGATCAGTACAAAGCTGGAGATACTGTGCTCACACTGGAGAGGAAGCCCCAGAgcatcagagtgcagctggactatgacaggggggaggtgtccttctttgactccagtgacatggcccacattcacacttttaaacacaTGTTTACTGAGAGATTGTTCCCATTCTTCTGTCCTGGTTGGAGAGATGGTGGTAGCAATGACGCCCCCCTGCAAATATGTCCAGCAAAGGTTTCTGTAACAGTGACATCATCCCAGTGA
- the LOC133136758 gene encoding zinc-binding protein A33-like, producing the protein MAAQALIPEDDLCCSVCFDIFKEPVVLKCSHSFCRVCLEQYWEEKSSRECPICRRKASMEELLINLALRSIVESYLKQKTDRETAHKSEARCSLHGEKLLLFCKHDKETLCVVCHTSKKHTNHPVCPVEEAVLDLKEELKPALNLIKEKLKTFTENEQECKKTAEHVRSQTQHTERQIKEDFEKLHQFLREEEEARLAVLKEEGEVKSRVMEEKLADITRHISTLTDKITTIEKAMDTEDASLLKSYKNIKDRAQCTLQDSELLSGALIDVAKHLGNLKFRVWEKMLGTVQYTPVMLGPNTACAYLSLSDDLTSVRHTSAAPNCPDNPERFSPIVIVLGSEGFASGKHSWEVKVGSKTAWDLGVVKESIIRKGRITLNTEKGFWVFSLRNGDKYKAGGTTLTLERKPQSIRVQLDYDRGEVSFFDSSDMAHIHTFEDTFTERMYPLFSPGLTDGGRNDAPLQICPAKVSVTVTSSQ; encoded by the exons ATGGCAGCTCAAGCTTTGATACCTGAGGATGATCTctgttgttctgtatgttttgatatttttaaagagcctgttgtTCTAAAATGTagccacagcttctgtagagtgtgtctggAGCAGTACTGGGAAGAGAAGAGCTCTCGagagtgtcccatctgcaggagaaaggcctCTATGGAGGAACTTCTTATAAACCTGGCCTTAAGAAGCATTGTGGAATCCtacttaaagcagaagactgaCAGAGAAACTGCACACAAGAGTGAGGCTCGCTGTAGTCTTCATGGGGAGAAACTTCTATTATTCTGCAAACATGACAAAGAAACTCTCTGTGTCGTCTGCCACacttcaaaaaaacacacaaaccacccagtctgcccAGTGGAAGAGGCTGTACTGGATCTGAAG GAGGAACTCAAGCCTGCACTTAATctcattaaagaaaaactgaagacgTTTACTGAGAATGAACAAGAGTGTAAGAAAACCGCAGAACACGTTAGG agtcaaacacagcacacagagaggcagataaagGAAGACTTTGAAAAGCTGCACCAGTTCCtacgagaggaagaggaggccagactagctgtactgaaggaggaaggggaggtgaAGAGTCGGGTCATGGAAGAGAAATTGGCAGACATCACAAGACACATCTCCACACTTACAGACAAAATCACCACTATTGAGAAGGCCATGGACACTGAAGATGCCTCCCTTTTAAAG agctacaagaaCATCAAAGACAG agcccagtgcacactgcaggactcagagctgctctcaggggcactgatagatgtggccaaacacctgggcaacctgaagttcagagtctgggagaagatgctggggacggtgcagtaca ctcctgtgatgctGGGCCCCAACACTGCATgtgcctatctctctctctctgatgatctgACCTCTGTGAGACACACAAGTGCAGCGCCGAACtgtcctgacaacccagagagGTTTTCCCCTATTGTGATtgtgctgggatctgaggggtttGCCTCGGGGAAgcacagctgggaggtgaaggTTGGGAGTAAAACTGCCTGGGATTTAGGAGTGGTGAAAGAGTCCATCATTAGGAAGGGAAGAATAACACTCAACACAGAGAAAGGATTCTGGGTCTTTTCCCTGAGGAATGGTGATAAGTACAAAGCAGGAGGTACTACACTCACACTGGAgaggaaaccccagagcatcagagtgcagctggactatgacaggggggaggtgtccttcttTGACTCCAGTGACATGGCCCACATTCACACTTTTGAAGACACGTTTACTGAGAGAATGTATCCATTATTTTCTCCTGGTTTGACAGATGGTGGTAGGAATGACGCCCCCCTGCAAATATGTCCAGCAAAGGTTTCTGTAACAGTGACATCATCCCAGTGA
- the LOC133137938 gene encoding zinc-binding protein A33-like: protein MLDPNTASANLSLSDDLTTVRLTDTAQNCPDNPERFYPCVDVLGSEGFTSGKHSWEVKVGSKTAWTIGVVKESIIRKGSITLNTENGFWVFSLWNGDEYQAGGTVLTLERKPQSIRVQLDYDGGEVSFFDSSDMAHIHTLEDTFTERLFPYFSPHVKDGGWNDAPLQICPGKVSVTVTSSQ, encoded by the coding sequence atgctggaccccaacactgcaagtgccaatctctctctctctgatgatctgaccactgtgagactcacagatacagcacagaactgtcctgacaacccagagagGTTTTACCCCTGTGTGGACgtgctgggatctgaggggtttacctcagggaagcacagctgggaggtgaaggTTGGGAGTAAAACTGCTTGGACTATAGGAGTGGTGAAAGAGTCCATCATTAGGAAGGGAAGTataacactgaacacagagaATGGATTCTGGGTCTTTTCCCTGTGGAATGGTGATGAGTACCAAGCAGGAGGTACTGTGCTCACACTGGAGAGGAAACCACAGAgcatcagagtgcagctggactatgacgggggggaggtgtccttcttTGACTCCAGTGACATGGCCCACATTCACACTTTGGAAGACACGTTTACTGAGAGATTGTTCCCATACTTCTCTCCTCATGTGAAAGATGGTGGTTGGAATGACGCCCCCCTGCAAATATGTCCAGGAAAGGTTTCTGTAACAGTGACATCATCCCAGTGA